The genomic window CCTCATAATCAAAGAATAATTTGTCGTACATTTGATAAGCAGTTGTGTAATATCAAAGGCAATTAAGATAGACATCGACTAACCGAGTGCTGTAATGCCATTGTTTCAGGATTAGTAAAGGGAGCAGTCTGGAAATTATTTTACAGACTTTTAGTGTATcgcatacatttttgtaaatgtagtAAATTCACATTATTTAGTAGTCTTTGTATATCAAAATTGTGCAGCCCTAGTGGTAGGTTATGGATCTAAGAGATCTGTTTGATCAGTAATGGGATTGGTGAGGTTGAACTAGTTATCTTGGTATTTCTGCTTTTTGAAATACTTCTATTGTGACTCATTTTTGCTGAGTTTGAGTGCAGGTGAGCCGAGGGGCGTGACGTGACACAAGCATAAattgacaacaataataatctttcTGACAATGAATCATGTGGTAGGATCCAAGCAGGACAAAAttgttaaacattaaaactgTACTGATCCACTGATAAATGTGCATTGTTTCAATCAGTAAGCTGTTGTATGCAAAAACACAGGACATGAAGCATGATCTTCAGAACTATTAAGCTcgcaataaaaacaacagagaTGCAGCAGATGTGCCAGTGAGAAAATCCCTTATGTATTAAATCAATATCTCTCTCCGTTGAATTTTTATTCATGGTTTATTTAAGAGATTTGAGTTTCATTTCAATTGTATTTACCCATATTTACATGATCAGTTCTGCTTGTGCCATATTGTCCCGATTAATATATCAGACCaatgacatttaaatacattctccaaatgtgtgtttcaggtgtgtttggtgatgatgaagatgaagtgaagtcagtgatggagggagattctgtcactCTACACACTCATCTCACTCACATACAGAGACGTGACCAGATACTGTGGAGGTTTGGACCTCAAGAGATTCGTGTAGCTGAAATCTATATGCAAAGTATTAACATGGATGACAGTAATAAGATATTTggagacagactgaagctggacagtcagactggatctctcagCATCACAAACATCAGAATCACAGACTCTGGACTTTATAGACTAGAGATCATCAACAGCAAGGAAACGTCAGAAAATAAATTTAATGTTACCGTCTACGGTGAGTAAAGAGAATTTCAGCCTTTCCTGACAAAATAAGTGAATGTTAAAGCAGCATTAAAATAGTTCTGAGAttatactatttttatttttatttatgttttcagcTCGTCTGCCTGTTCCTGTCATCATCAGAAACTCTTCTCAATGTTCTTCAGTGTCAagatgtgtgttgttgtgttcagtgatgaatgtgacacatgtgagtctctcctggtacaaaggaaagagtttattgtccagcatcagtgtgtctgatctcaacatcagactctctctacctctggaggtggaatatcaggaaacaaacacatacagatgtgtcaTCAACAATCActtcacaaaccacacacaacatctacacatcaATGATGTCTGTCAGCCGTGTTCAGGTcagtaataataatgtttattcagAAATGTCAGTAGTGATGTTTAGGAATTGTTACACAAGCAAGAGTGCTGTTGTGTGGAATATCAGCCTGACAGCATTATTGTCAGTGTGAAGTTTTTGAAGCCATTTTTgttgtaattatatatttgtttatttggtgGCACTCTGGTATGGAATTCCCACGGTATATTAGGGTGATGAGATAATGATGAGACAACAGGTGTGTATTGGTAGAAGGGAAGCACACAGTCTTTTGGCCGGGCTTCATGATGTTAAACTGATATAACAGACGTTAACTGATCTTATTTGTGCTTGAAccttaaaaacttaaaaacaatgggttaaaaaaacagttttgtaccatgtgttttgaaaaaatgtttgttaaaattaaatgtacttACCCAAACCTTTTTATGTGTTATTTCTAGGTTTACACCATACTGACTTGGTTGTCATCATAGCAGTTAATGTATTCATTCTAATAGCAGCAGCTGGTTTGGTCTGTTTAGTCAAGCACAGGATTGTAGAAGTCAAACACTGTCAGATCAATAGACAAGAACAACAAGAATGTAAGTATTAAAGCAAATATGAGAAATAATCATGCTCTAGACACTAGATAGTTTAGACTCGATGAGAGCGAGACAAACAGATGagttaaaaaaatcaatgtccattttttgacttttgattttaatttacagttgtattacatgtttttattttatagtccaCGAAGAAGAGACGATATCTTTGAATCACTTGAACAATATGGTAAGACACTGtacttatatgtacatttaatacCATACGAACAAGAGTTGACCAGTAATAAATGAAGCACTTTGTAATAATGTGAAAACTGCGCAATTCATTTTCTCAAATAGACTGCCAGTAAAGTAAATGGGCAACACGGTCATGAACAAAATAAGCCCTACAGTGACGTTTGTGTCTTTGAATGATGCTTTATATGAACATATTTACATTAACAGTCCTTTATCCCCTTGTGACTGGTTCTGTGTTTTCTTACAGGGACCCACAAGTGATGAGGTTTCCGCACCAGCAGTTTCAAATGGAGTTTAACATAATTCCAGTGTCCTCCATAATGTTTGGGACGTTTGTTTCTCAAGCAGTTGCTTGGAGGATAGTATACCAAATGTGATTCCTTCATTCCTGAAGATTTTTCACTGAAGCAAGATGTCTGATCTCTTTGATTCTGCCCACATATGCATCAAACAGGGCCAAACTGAACTACAGAACATTAGAGGATGTCTGTGGATTAAAACAAGAAAGACGCTGAAACATCAGTTTGCGAACTTCAGCAAGATGCATTCGTCAAGcgtagaccattttgcaagatgtaacCAGCACTGGTCCAGACTCGCCTCCATTTTTAACTGAAATGGTCTCTATAGAATGACCGAGCACAAAcacgttttttttatgtttacacTAATTTATCTTCACCTGCTGTCCATGTGGTCATATTGTTTAATCACAACTAATTGTAAAttcataattaataaatatttacaaattgcATAATTTCTTGTGCAACGTGAAGTTATATTATGTAGTTAGGACTCATCCCGCAGTGTAATGTCACCTGTTAGTTCTAGGTAGCAAACAACAAGCTGGATTCACTAAAAACTGTGAAATATTAAAGTACATCTATTTcttatgtgtttttaaatgtgaagGGCTtatgttattttgaagaatgtaggtacatggcacccattcatttgcattcgttttgtgtccatacaatagaagtgaatgggtgccactgctgtttggttaccaactttcttcaaaatatcttctttgtgttctgcagaagaaagaaactgaggtttgaaacaagagggcgagtaaatgatgacaaaattgtcatttttgggtgaaccatcactttaaagGCTCACAGAGTAAAACATTGTGCGAAATACTTTTGTGTAATTCTCCTCACCACACCTCTGGCTGTGATCCTTGAATTAACATAACGTACAACAAACTACTGTAGGCGACACAAATGAACACTATAACAATAAATTCTTAGTGTCAAATTTTTATTGgcgctttaaagggacagtcctcaatcatttactcactctctagctCCAAATCTGTCcctttgttgtgttgaacacagagaaagatgtttgtaagaatgttagcaactgacagttctgggatcattgactaccatagtaagagaAATTACATTGGTAGTCAAAGGTACCTTTGCTTTTCtaaatccttcaaaatatctcattttgttttgaacagaacaaaaaaattatccAACAGTTTTTTTTGAGTATCCATTTAACACACTCATGTACGCTCCAGTATCGGGGACGAAAATGCACCCAACCATTGTagtattttctttgctttactTCAATTTGGGTgaatatacatgtgtgtgtggttttctgTAACAATGAAACGCAAATAAGCATACTGAACATGTACAGGAATTTGCATTATCACAAGCGTTACTTAACATAAACATTCACATACCCATCTCGTTGTGTAATTGATAACGACAATCGCCGTATTTCGTCTAAATAATAGCAACATATAACTGTTTACCCAACTGGGTGTTGTTGCATAACTTTACCAATAGAGGGCGCCTCTAGGACGCCATAATTGCCTCAACGGCCTAGGTCACGTGACCACACAGAGACGATGGCGGAGAGATTAATGAATGCGTCAAATAACACAAACATAAGCAAATTACGGTGTGCAACATCCCACAATGTATAAAGACATGTAACTGACC from Triplophysa rosa linkage group LG25, Trosa_1v2, whole genome shotgun sequence includes these protein-coding regions:
- the LOC130548498 gene encoding uncharacterized protein LOC130548498 isoform X1, which codes for MSLTPLCVLLSPLFVKGVFGDDEDEVKSVMEGDSVTLHTHLTHIQRRDQILWRFGPQEIRVAEIYMQSINMDDSNKIFGDRLKLDSQTGSLSITNIRITDSGLYRLEIINSKETSENKFNVTVYARLPVPVIIRNSSQCSSVSRCVLLCSVMNVTHVSLSWYKGKSLLSSISVSDLNIRLSLPLEVEYQETNTYRCVINNHFTNHTQHLHINDVCQPCSGLHHTDLVVIIAVNVFILIAAAGLVCLVKHRIVEVKHCQINRQEQQECKY
- the LOC130548498 gene encoding uncharacterized protein LOC130548498 isoform X2 encodes the protein MEGDSVTLHTHLTHIQRRDQILWRFGPQEIRVAEIYMQSINMDDSNKIFGDRLKLDSQTGSLSITNIRITDSGLYRLEIINSKETSENKFNVTVYARLPVPVIIRNSSQCSSVSRCVLLCSVMNVTHVSLSWYKGKSLLSSISVSDLNIRLSLPLEVEYQETNTYRCVINNHFTNHTQHLHINDVCQPCSGLHHTDLVVIIAVNVFILIAAAGLVCLVKHRIVEVKHCQINRQEQQECKY